One window of the Streptomyces sp. TS71-3 genome contains the following:
- a CDS encoding Nif3-like dinuclear metal center hexameric protein, translating into MPRLSEVLTALDTLWPPEHAEKWDAVGTVCGDPAARVERVLFAVDPVQEIADEAIRLGADLLVTHHPLYLRGTSTVYAGTFKGRVVHTLIKNDIALHVAHTNADHVDPGVSDALAGALGLRITGPLVPAPTDPGGRRGLGRICEPDTALTVRELAALAAERLPATAQGIRVAGDPDAPVRSVAVCGGSGDGLFDEVRAAGVDAYLTADLRHHPASEAREQGPPALLDAAHWATEWPWCQVAAAQLDTVSEQRGWGLRTHVSTTVTDPWTAHAAQAGAAPGETVPVPGAASAAAASDDASGAPN; encoded by the coding sequence GTGCCCCGTCTGTCTGAAGTCCTCACCGCCCTCGACACGCTCTGGCCACCGGAGCACGCGGAGAAGTGGGACGCGGTCGGCACGGTCTGCGGCGACCCGGCCGCACGCGTCGAGCGGGTGCTGTTCGCCGTCGACCCCGTGCAGGAGATCGCCGACGAGGCGATCCGGCTCGGCGCCGACCTGCTCGTCACGCACCACCCCCTCTACCTGCGCGGCACGAGCACCGTGTACGCGGGCACGTTCAAGGGCCGTGTCGTGCACACCCTGATCAAGAACGACATCGCCCTGCACGTCGCCCACACCAACGCCGACCACGTCGATCCGGGCGTCTCGGACGCCCTCGCGGGCGCCCTCGGGCTGCGGATCACCGGCCCCCTGGTGCCCGCCCCCACCGACCCGGGCGGGCGCCGCGGCCTCGGCCGGATCTGCGAGCCGGACACCGCGCTGACCGTGCGCGAACTGGCCGCGCTCGCCGCGGAACGGCTGCCCGCCACGGCCCAGGGCATCCGCGTCGCCGGCGACCCGGACGCCCCGGTGCGGTCGGTCGCGGTCTGCGGCGGCTCGGGCGACGGCCTCTTCGACGAGGTACGGGCCGCGGGCGTGGACGCCTACCTCACCGCGGACCTGCGCCACCATCCCGCCTCCGAGGCCCGCGAGCAGGGCCCGCCCGCGCTGCTCGACGCCGCGCACTGGGCCACCGAGTGGCCGTGGTGCCAGGTGGCCGCCGCCCAGCTCGACACGGTCTCCGAGCAGCGGGGCTGGGGTCTGCGCACGCACGTCTCGACCACCGTCACCGATCCCTGGACCGCGCACGCCGCGCAGGCGGGCGCCGCGCCCGGGGAAACCGTCCCTGTCCCCGGCGCGGCCTCTGCCGCCGCCGCTTCCGACGATGCATCTGGAGCCCCCAACTGA
- a CDS encoding nuclear transport factor 2 family protein: protein MATAALPAPVRRALDAANNGDTDAFLAVFTEDGAVNDWGREFRGGDAIRGWSDAEFIGKQVTLDVTGTRADGDTVTVSAQVGGSGFNGPSDFAFTVAGDRVSLMRITG, encoded by the coding sequence ATGGCCACCGCAGCCCTGCCCGCCCCCGTCCGGCGCGCCCTCGACGCGGCGAACAACGGCGACACCGACGCGTTCCTCGCGGTCTTCACGGAGGACGGTGCCGTGAACGACTGGGGGCGCGAGTTCCGCGGCGGCGATGCCATCCGGGGCTGGAGCGACGCCGAGTTCATCGGCAAGCAGGTCACCCTCGACGTGACCGGGACCCGTGCCGACGGCGACACCGTCACCGTCAGCGCCCAGGTCGGCGGCAGCGGCTTCAACGGGCCCTCGGACTTCGCGTTCACGGTCGCGGGGGACCGGGTGAGCCTGATGCGGATCACGGGCTGA
- a CDS encoding MFS transporter — MAPMSPAAAPPEPPARRTPVPTWLVVLTTCAGQFLVVLDVSVVNVALPSMRTDLGLSAPGLQWVVNAYSIAFAGFMLLGGRAGDVFGRKRTFLMGLALFTLASLAGGVAQEGWQLLAARAVQGLGAAVLAPATLTILTSAVAEGPARARAIATWSAVGGGGGAAGGLVGGVLTEALSWRWVLLINVPIGALVLTAAVRWVAESRSTAGRRLDLLGAVLVTAGAAVLAYGIVETEASGWTSARTLAPLVAGPLLLAVFLLVEARTRAPLMPLKLFRLRPVAAANVAMFIGGAGMMCMWFLMTLYAQNVLGYGPLGAGIALVPSSVSIMAGSKTAPRLMPRLGARNVAVLGILVAMVGFAWQSTMRADGGYVMSILLPGIVMMLGAGLATTPLASLATSGVDPGDAGLVSGLVNTSRTLGGALGLAVLSTVAASRTAAVGDGTGPAALTAGYALAFRCATVILAAAVVVMVLWMPRETRRPRPVLVEPDAEQAAQRQH, encoded by the coding sequence ATGGCCCCCATGTCCCCAGCCGCCGCGCCTCCCGAGCCCCCCGCCCGCCGCACTCCGGTGCCCACCTGGCTGGTGGTGCTCACCACCTGCGCGGGGCAGTTCCTCGTCGTGCTCGACGTCTCCGTGGTCAATGTGGCGCTGCCCTCGATGCGGACGGACCTCGGGCTGAGCGCGCCCGGCCTGCAATGGGTCGTCAACGCCTACTCGATCGCCTTCGCCGGCTTCATGCTGCTCGGCGGCCGGGCCGGTGACGTCTTCGGCCGCAAGCGCACGTTCCTGATGGGCCTCGCGCTCTTCACGCTCGCCTCGCTCGCGGGCGGCGTCGCCCAGGAGGGCTGGCAACTGCTGGCCGCCCGCGCCGTGCAGGGCCTGGGTGCCGCGGTGCTGGCTCCCGCCACGCTGACGATCCTCACCTCCGCGGTCGCCGAAGGCCCGGCACGCGCGCGTGCGATAGCCACCTGGAGCGCGGTGGGCGGGGGCGGCGGCGCCGCGGGCGGCCTGGTCGGCGGTGTGCTCACCGAGGCGCTGTCCTGGCGGTGGGTGCTCCTGATCAACGTGCCGATCGGCGCGCTGGTGCTGACCGCCGCGGTCCGCTGGGTGGCCGAGAGCAGGTCCACCGCCGGGCGCCGGCTCGACCTGCTGGGCGCGGTGCTGGTCACCGCGGGCGCGGCCGTGCTCGCCTACGGCATCGTGGAGACCGAGGCCTCGGGGTGGACCTCCGCGCGGACGCTGGCCCCACTGGTCGCGGGGCCGCTGCTGCTGGCCGTCTTCCTGCTGGTGGAGGCGCGCACCCGGGCCCCGCTGATGCCGCTGAAGCTGTTCCGGCTGCGCCCCGTGGCCGCCGCCAACGTCGCCATGTTCATCGGCGGCGCCGGAATGATGTGCATGTGGTTTCTGATGACCCTGTACGCACAGAATGTCCTGGGTTACGGCCCGTTGGGGGCCGGGATCGCGCTTGTCCCCAGCTCGGTGAGCATCATGGCGGGTTCCAAGACCGCCCCGCGTCTGATGCCCCGTCTCGGCGCCAGGAACGTGGCGGTGCTCGGCATCCTCGTCGCCATGGTGGGCTTCGCCTGGCAGTCGACGATGCGTGCGGACGGCGGCTACGTCATGTCGATCCTGCTGCCGGGCATCGTGATGATGCTCGGTGCCGGCCTCGCGACGACACCGCTCGCCTCGCTCGCCACCTCGGGCGTCGACCCGGGGGACGCGGGCCTGGTGTCCGGCCTGGTCAACACCTCGCGCACCCTCGGCGGCGCGCTCGGGCTCGCCGTGCTGTCCACGGTGGCCGCGTCCCGCACGGCGGCAGTCGGCGACGGCACCGGCCCCGCGGCGCTCACCGCGGGCTACGCCCTGGCCTTCCGGTGCGCGACCGTCATCCTGGCCGCCGCGGTCGTCGTCATGGTGCTGTGGATGCCCCGGGAGACCCGCCGGCCGAGACCGGTGCTCGTCGAGCCGGACGCCGAACAGGCGGCGCAGCGCCAGCACTGA
- a CDS encoding response regulator transcription factor — protein MTAQPSGDSGVTRTRVLLAEDQGMMRGALALLLGLEDDLEVVAQVATGDAIVPTALSTRPDVALLDIELPGCSGLDAAAELRRRCPECRVLILTTFGRPGYLRRAMDAGAAGFLVKDGPVEELAAAIRRVLAGETVVDPALAAAALTAGPNPLTPREREVLVASADGATVADIAGKVGLSESTVRNYLSSAIGKTGTRNRMEAVREARQQGWL, from the coding sequence ATGACCGCGCAGCCGTCCGGGGACTCCGGTGTGACACGTACGAGGGTGCTGCTCGCCGAGGACCAGGGGATGATGCGCGGCGCACTGGCCCTGCTGCTCGGCCTGGAGGACGACCTGGAGGTCGTCGCGCAGGTGGCCACGGGGGACGCGATCGTGCCGACGGCGCTGAGCACGCGCCCCGACGTCGCCCTGCTCGACATCGAGCTGCCCGGGTGCAGCGGCCTGGACGCGGCGGCGGAGCTGCGCCGGCGGTGCCCCGAGTGCCGCGTGCTGATCCTGACGACGTTCGGGCGGCCGGGGTACCTGCGGCGGGCCATGGACGCGGGCGCGGCCGGCTTCCTCGTCAAGGACGGGCCCGTGGAGGAGCTGGCGGCGGCGATCCGGCGGGTGCTCGCCGGCGAGACGGTCGTCGATCCGGCACTGGCGGCCGCGGCGCTCACCGCCGGACCCAACCCGCTGACGCCCCGCGAGCGCGAGGTGCTCGTCGCGTCGGCGGACGGCGCGACGGTCGCGGACATCGCCGGGAAGGTGGGCCTGTCGGAGTCGACGGTGCGCAACTACCTCTCGTCGGCCATCGGCAAGACCGGCACGCGCAACCGCATGGAGGCGGTGCGCGAGGCACGGCAGCAGGGGTGGCTCTGA
- a CDS encoding DUF1990 family protein: MLRERRLYRAGAAEALEALARLDVNYAPPPGPLPYWNAGWSLDALRCPVAREPSGDPVPGGAWQIACRLVRDFQFVEPRILRALYRPGDPLPGRNMLLEGRFLGLRFDMGVRVTSVVDGTFGTGTAARRVWGWTYRTLQGHLEEGDLTYLVVKHLATGDVEFRISGRSRRAPIANPVVRLGFEAFGRATQHRFLRAAARRLVLLVRAELRGAPVLGVERVPGDESLAIAPALPLSSPARRGRPARARRA; this comes from the coding sequence ATGCTGCGTGAACGGCGCCTGTACCGCGCCGGTGCGGCCGAGGCCCTGGAGGCGCTGGCCCGGCTCGACGTGAACTACGCGCCACCGCCCGGGCCGCTGCCGTACTGGAACGCGGGCTGGAGCCTGGACGCGCTGCGCTGCCCGGTCGCCAGGGAGCCGTCCGGCGACCCGGTGCCCGGTGGTGCCTGGCAGATCGCCTGCCGGCTGGTGCGCGACTTCCAGTTCGTGGAGCCGCGCATCCTGCGTGCCCTGTACCGGCCCGGCGATCCGCTGCCCGGCCGGAACATGCTGCTGGAGGGCCGCTTCCTGGGGCTCCGCTTCGACATGGGCGTCCGGGTGACGTCGGTGGTCGACGGTACCTTCGGCACCGGCACCGCGGCCCGGCGCGTCTGGGGCTGGACGTACCGGACACTCCAGGGCCACCTGGAGGAGGGCGACCTGACCTATCTCGTCGTCAAGCACCTGGCCACCGGAGACGTCGAGTTCCGCATCAGCGGCCGATCGCGCCGGGCCCCGATCGCGAACCCCGTCGTCAGGCTCGGCTTCGAGGCGTTCGGCAGGGCGACCCAGCACCGGTTCCTGCGGGCGGCCGCGCGGCGCCTCGTGCTGCTGGTGCGGGCCGAACTGCGCGGCGCACCGGTCCTCGGCGTGGAGCGGGTGCCCGGCGACGAGTCCCTCGCCATCGCCCCCGCCCTGCCGCTCAGCAGCCCCGCGCGGCGAGGCAGACCGGCTCGGGCACGGCGCGCGTGA
- a CDS encoding DUF1990 family protein, which translates to MSAPRAARPRPQEAFHAPRTRRPRRLTIRRRVGVLLRFPAGIALVSWRYVWRVTALHRTETEGDRGDLPPPLPAELVDERSKLLADGAGPMFHRRFSVRIEGSGMTPESLMSAVAADVNRAAPSAAAVFHKTAGVPGTAQVADEYRVQMPGPWDGPVRVVHRDATSLRLATLTGHLEAGQIEFRTASDRGCLVFEVETWARGGDRWADLLYSRLRMAKEIQFNMWVHFCLRTARFSGGRSRGGVTVVTRAVPEPVCLAARGC; encoded by the coding sequence GTGAGCGCACCGCGCGCCGCCCGGCCGCGGCCCCAGGAGGCTTTCCACGCTCCCCGGACCCGGCGGCCCCGGCGGCTGACGATCCGGCGCCGGGTGGGCGTGCTGCTCCGCTTCCCCGCCGGCATCGCGCTGGTGTCCTGGCGCTACGTCTGGCGGGTCACGGCGCTGCACCGCACCGAGACCGAGGGCGACCGTGGCGACCTGCCGCCGCCGCTGCCCGCGGAGCTGGTCGACGAGCGCAGCAAGCTGCTGGCGGACGGCGCGGGGCCGATGTTCCACCGGCGGTTCTCGGTGCGCATCGAGGGCAGCGGGATGACGCCCGAGTCGCTGATGTCCGCCGTGGCGGCGGACGTGAACCGCGCGGCCCCGTCCGCCGCCGCCGTCTTCCACAAGACGGCCGGCGTGCCCGGCACCGCCCAGGTGGCGGACGAGTACCGGGTGCAGATGCCGGGGCCCTGGGACGGTCCGGTGCGGGTGGTGCACCGCGACGCCACCTCCCTGCGGCTCGCCACCCTCACGGGGCACCTGGAGGCCGGGCAGATCGAGTTCCGTACCGCGAGCGACCGCGGGTGCCTGGTCTTCGAGGTGGAGACCTGGGCGCGCGGCGGCGACCGGTGGGCGGACCTGCTGTACAGCAGGCTGCGGATGGCCAAGGAGATCCAGTTCAACATGTGGGTGCACTTCTGCCTGCGCACGGCCCGGTTCTCCGGCGGCCGCAGCCGGGGCGGGGTCACCGTCGTCACGCGCGCCGTGCCCGAGCCGGTCTGCCTCGCCGCGCGGGGCTGCTGA
- a CDS encoding MFS transporter has protein sequence MTQTTDQHPATAAQETAVRASGVPGGSGLPEDPEKHRDRSGGIVPVLAFAGITVAVMQTLLVPVIKDLPTLLSTSPSNATWVMTSTLLAGAVATPIMGRLGDLYGKRRMLLASLAVMVIGSLICGFTDQLLVMIGGRALQGFAMGAIPLGIGLMRDELPRERLASAMALMSSSIGVGGGLALPGAALVAQHLDWHALFFTAAALGVVAILLTMLVVPESRVRARGSFDLFGALGLSGGLILLLLPITKGSDWGWGSPTTLVLFGAAVLVLLVWGLIELRLKAPLVDLRTSARREVLLTNLTSIMVGVAFYAISLVLPQLLQLPKATGYGLGQSMVVAGLCVAPLGLTMMLTAPLYAKLSRVYGPKVSLLLGMLVIGIGYGAGLGLMSAPWQTIVISVVVGAGIGLAYSSLPALIIGAVDPSETGAANGLNTLMRSIGTSVSSAVIGMVLARTANLTPDGIAVPTLHGFRVSFLIATAAVAGGLVFALFLPSRRRAPAAGHLRAESEQDTPDAQQAGAPATAAPLAAEPATAVASAVAEPAIGTTATAVLTKAPAAVQGGGCYGRVLDAAGSPVARAKVTLIDSRGRQAGAAFTDAEGRFALAVPDVGSYVLAARAAGHAPRASAATYSGPGRPMSVTLTLPALVPGPRTEPEPALERPHAGA, from the coding sequence ATGACCCAGACGACCGACCAGCACCCAGCGACGGCGGCCCAGGAGACCGCCGTTCGCGCGTCCGGGGTTCCCGGGGGTTCCGGACTGCCGGAGGACCCCGAGAAGCACCGTGACCGCAGCGGCGGCATCGTCCCCGTCCTCGCCTTCGCCGGCATCACGGTCGCCGTGATGCAGACGCTGCTCGTGCCGGTCATCAAGGATCTGCCGACCCTGCTCAGCACCTCGCCGAGCAACGCCACCTGGGTCATGACCTCCACGCTGCTCGCCGGCGCGGTGGCCACCCCGATCATGGGCCGCCTCGGCGACCTCTACGGCAAGCGGCGCATGCTGCTCGCCAGCCTCGCCGTCATGGTGATCGGCTCCCTGATCTGCGGCTTCACCGACCAGCTCCTGGTCATGATCGGCGGCCGGGCGCTCCAGGGCTTCGCGATGGGCGCGATCCCGCTCGGCATCGGCCTGATGCGCGACGAGCTGCCGCGCGAGCGGCTGGCGAGCGCCATGGCGCTGATGAGCTCCTCGATCGGCGTCGGCGGCGGTCTCGCGCTGCCGGGTGCCGCGCTGGTCGCCCAGCACCTGGACTGGCACGCGCTGTTCTTCACGGCCGCCGCGCTCGGCGTGGTGGCGATCCTGCTGACGATGCTGGTGGTGCCGGAGTCCCGGGTGCGCGCCCGCGGCAGCTTCGACCTGTTCGGCGCCCTCGGCCTGTCCGGCGGCCTGATCCTCCTGCTGCTGCCCATCACCAAGGGCAGCGACTGGGGCTGGGGCTCGCCCACCACCCTCGTCCTGTTCGGCGCCGCGGTGCTGGTCCTGCTGGTGTGGGGCCTGATAGAGCTGCGCCTCAAGGCCCCGCTGGTCGACCTGCGCACCTCCGCGCGCCGCGAGGTGCTGCTCACCAACCTCACCTCGATCATGGTCGGCGTCGCCTTCTACGCCATCTCTTTGGTGCTCCCCCAGCTCCTCCAGCTGCCCAAGGCCACGGGTTACGGCCTGGGCCAGTCGATGGTGGTCGCCGGCCTCTGCGTGGCCCCGCTCGGGCTGACGATGATGCTGACGGCTCCGCTCTACGCCAAGCTCTCCCGGGTCTACGGCCCCAAGGTCTCGCTGCTGCTCGGCATGCTGGTCATCGGCATCGGGTACGGCGCCGGACTCGGCCTCATGAGCGCCCCCTGGCAGACCATCGTCATCTCGGTGGTGGTCGGCGCGGGCATCGGTCTCGCCTACTCCTCGCTGCCGGCACTGATCATCGGCGCGGTGGACCCCTCGGAGACCGGCGCGGCCAACGGCCTCAACACTCTGATGCGCTCCATCGGCACCTCGGTCTCCAGCGCCGTCATCGGCATGGTGCTGGCCCGCACCGCGAACCTCACGCCCGATGGGATCGCGGTACCGACGCTGCACGGCTTCCGGGTGTCGTTCCTGATCGCCACGGCCGCGGTCGCCGGCGGTCTGGTGTTCGCGCTGTTCCTGCCGTCGCGCCGGCGGGCGCCCGCGGCCGGACACCTGCGCGCGGAGTCGGAGCAGGACACGCCCGATGCCCAGCAGGCCGGCGCCCCCGCCACAGCGGCGCCGCTCGCGGCCGAGCCGGCGACCGCCGTCGCCTCCGCTGTCGCCGAGCCGGCGATCGGTACGACCGCCACGGCCGTCCTCACGAAGGCCCCCGCCGCGGTCCAGGGCGGCGGTTGCTACGGCCGGGTGCTGGACGCCGCCGGTTCGCCGGTGGCGCGTGCGAAGGTCACGCTGATCGACAGCCGCGGCCGGCAGGCCGGCGCCGCCTTCACGGACGCGGAGGGACGCTTCGCCCTCGCCGTGCCGGACGTCGGCTCGTACGTGCTCGCCGCACGGGCCGCGGGCCACGCACCGCGCGCCTCCGCGGCCACGTACTCCGGTCCGGGCCGCCCGATGTCCGTCACGCTGACCCTTCCTGCCCTGGTCCCGGGTCCGCGCACGGAGCCCGAGCCCGCCCTGGAGCGGCCGCACGCCGGGGCGTGA
- a CDS encoding zinc ribbon domain-containing protein encodes MKAEPADQKRLLDVQALDVRLQQLAHRRRSLPELEELQTLQKDLAQVRDLLIAAQTEESDCAREQTKAEQDVDQVRQRAVRDQQRLDSGVVTSPKDLENLQHEIASLAKRQGDLEDVVLDVMERRESAQARVVELTDRVSSVEARIDEATARRDSAQQELDTEAGSVTKEREVVAGSVPADLLTLYDKLREQQGGIGAAKLYQRRCEGCRLELNITEMNDVRAAAPDAVLRCENCRRILVRTAESGL; translated from the coding sequence CTGAAAGCCGAGCCAGCCGACCAGAAGCGACTCCTCGACGTCCAGGCGCTCGACGTGCGCCTCCAGCAACTGGCCCACCGGCGAAGGTCGCTGCCCGAGCTCGAAGAGCTCCAGACGCTGCAGAAGGACCTCGCGCAGGTGCGCGACCTGCTGATCGCGGCGCAGACCGAGGAGAGCGACTGCGCCCGCGAGCAGACCAAGGCCGAGCAGGATGTCGACCAGGTGCGCCAGCGCGCCGTCCGGGACCAGCAGCGGCTGGACTCCGGCGTGGTCACCTCCCCGAAGGACCTGGAGAACCTCCAGCACGAGATCGCCTCGCTCGCCAAGCGGCAGGGCGACCTGGAGGACGTCGTCCTGGACGTCATGGAGCGCCGCGAGTCCGCGCAGGCCAGGGTCGTCGAGCTGACCGACCGCGTCTCCTCGGTGGAGGCCAGGATCGACGAGGCGACCGCCCGCCGCGACAGCGCCCAGCAGGAGCTGGACACCGAGGCCGGCTCCGTCACCAAGGAGCGCGAGGTGGTGGCCGGCTCCGTCCCCGCCGACCTGCTGACCCTCTACGACAAGCTGCGCGAGCAGCAGGGCGGCATCGGCGCGGCCAAGCTGTACCAGCGGCGCTGCGAGGGCTGCCGCCTGGAGCTGAACATCACGGAGATGAACGACGTGCGGGCCGCGGCCCCGGACGCGGTGCTGCGGTGCGAGAACTGCCGCCGCATCCTGGTCCGCACCGCAGAGTCCGGCCTCTGA
- a CDS encoding ABC transporter permease: MLDYLVLEIRRAMRDTGFVIFGIGMPVLMYLLFTNIGDGSDGTWKTASMVGMAAYGALGAALSTGTGVAEDKSIGWLRQLRVTPMRPRSVVVGRALTGSVIVLPAIVAVLLAGGLVNGVRMAAWQWALVTALLWLGAFPFTLLGIANGYRLTAQTTGVVNVACNLGLSIVGGLWFPVDEFPGWLRSLSSFTPTNRFAALGVSATDGTAPTFGTVAVLALWLLAFGSYAVLAYRKSARTV; this comes from the coding sequence ATGCTCGACTACCTGGTCCTGGAGATCCGCAGAGCCATGCGCGACACCGGATTCGTGATCTTCGGCATCGGCATGCCGGTGCTGATGTACCTGCTCTTCACCAACATCGGCGACGGCTCCGACGGCACGTGGAAGACGGCGTCGATGGTCGGCATGGCGGCGTACGGCGCGCTCGGCGCGGCGCTGAGCACCGGCACCGGCGTCGCCGAGGACAAGTCGATCGGGTGGCTGCGGCAACTGCGGGTCACGCCGATGCGGCCGCGGAGCGTGGTGGTCGGCCGGGCGCTGACCGGTTCGGTCATCGTGCTGCCCGCGATCGTCGCGGTGCTGCTGGCGGGCGGCCTGGTCAACGGGGTGCGGATGGCGGCCTGGCAGTGGGCGCTGGTCACCGCGCTGCTCTGGCTCGGAGCCTTCCCGTTCACCCTGCTCGGGATCGCCAACGGCTACCGGCTGACGGCGCAGACCACGGGCGTGGTGAACGTGGCGTGCAACCTGGGGCTCTCCATCGTGGGGGGCCTGTGGTTCCCGGTGGACGAGTTCCCCGGCTGGCTGCGCTCGCTGTCCTCGTTCACCCCGACCAACCGGTTCGCGGCGCTCGGGGTGTCGGCGACGGACGGGACCGCGCCCACGTTCGGGACGGTCGCCGTGCTGGCCCTCTGGCTGCTGGCCTTCGGCTCGTACGCTGTGCTTGCCTACCGCAAGTCCGCCCGCACGGTGTGA
- a CDS encoding sensor histidine kinase has product MSWKNDMTSAARSAAAGVKAAGRLRRRRERRAWGGDGQPGPPNGFALLPWLLVGLGSVSSLVHGGTPLPWLAGLGLAVFNSLYSVVVFRAFDKAKREARCTRWMLAVMAVAAFGLAAGYGGSWLVFLPLLALAGGAVLRGRAMARVVFGITVLAGATAAVRIGWDAIEYAYGTFISGMVTAAILALSETVKELRATREELARTAVERERLRFSRDLHDLLGHTLSVVVVKAEAARRVAPRDLDAALAHVTDIESVGRQALTEIREAVTGYREGSLSTELDRARSALGAAGVEPVVTRSGPPLTAQQEALLGWVVREAVTNVVRHSRADRCEITVAGSGERLRLGVLDNGRGPAAAVVPDGTTGRTVGGTGLKGLTERLAAAGGSLTAGRGPRGGFLVTAELPVEPASDPAPAAGRDPGTGVILKA; this is encoded by the coding sequence ATGTCCTGGAAGAACGACATGACCTCCGCGGCCCGCTCGGCCGCCGCGGGGGTCAAGGCCGCCGGGCGGCTGCGCCGCCGGCGGGAGCGGCGGGCATGGGGCGGGGACGGCCAGCCGGGCCCGCCCAACGGGTTCGCGCTGCTGCCGTGGCTGCTGGTGGGGCTGGGGTCGGTGTCGAGCCTGGTGCACGGCGGCACTCCCCTGCCGTGGCTCGCCGGGCTGGGTCTGGCCGTCTTCAACTCGCTCTACTCGGTCGTGGTCTTCCGTGCCTTCGACAAGGCCAAGCGGGAGGCGCGGTGCACCCGCTGGATGCTGGCCGTGATGGCCGTGGCCGCCTTCGGTCTCGCGGCCGGGTACGGCGGTAGCTGGCTGGTGTTCCTCCCGCTCCTCGCCCTGGCCGGCGGCGCGGTGCTGCGCGGCCGGGCCATGGCACGGGTGGTCTTCGGCATCACCGTCCTCGCCGGTGCGACCGCGGCGGTCAGGATCGGCTGGGACGCCATCGAGTACGCCTACGGCACGTTCATCTCGGGGATGGTGACCGCGGCGATCCTGGCGCTCTCCGAGACCGTCAAGGAGCTGCGCGCCACCCGTGAGGAGCTGGCGCGCACGGCGGTGGAGCGCGAACGCCTGCGGTTCTCGCGCGACCTGCACGACCTGCTGGGCCACACGCTCTCGGTCGTCGTGGTCAAGGCGGAGGCGGCGCGCCGGGTCGCACCGCGCGACCTGGACGCGGCGCTGGCCCATGTCACCGACATCGAGTCGGTGGGCCGCCAGGCGCTCACGGAGATCCGCGAGGCCGTCACCGGCTACCGGGAGGGCAGCCTCAGCACGGAGCTGGACCGCGCGCGCTCCGCCCTGGGGGCCGCCGGTGTCGAACCCGTGGTCACCAGGTCGGGCCCCCCGCTCACCGCCCAGCAGGAGGCCCTGCTCGGCTGGGTGGTGCGCGAGGCGGTCACCAACGTGGTCCGGCACAGCCGCGCGGACCGCTGCGAGATCACCGTGGCCGGCAGCGGGGAGCGGCTGCGCCTGGGCGTCCTGGACAACGGCCGGGGTCCCGCGGCCGCCGTGGTGCCGGACGGGACCACCGGGCGGACGGTCGGCGGCACCGGGCTGAAGGGGCTCACCGAGCGGCTGGCGGCCGCGGGCGGCTCCCTGACTGCGGGCCGCGGCCCGCGCGGCGGTTTCCTGGTGACCGCCGAACTCCCCGTCGAGCCGGCGTCCGATCCCGCTCCGGCCGCCGGGCGGGATCCGGGGACCGGTGTCATCCTGAAGGCGTGA